The following coding sequences are from one Candoia aspera isolate rCanAsp1 chromosome 13, rCanAsp1.hap2, whole genome shotgun sequence window:
- the LOC134504670 gene encoding aromatase: MLLETLNPMHYNITKVVSESIPAVATVPLLLLMGFLFLIWTCEETSSIPGPGYCMGLGPLISHGRFIWMGVGSACNYYNKIYGEFMRVWINGEETLIISKSSSMFHVMKHGHYSSRFGSKPGLKCIGMHENGIIFNNNPTLWKEIRPFFTKALSGPGLVRMIAICVESTIAHLDQLEKVTTEFGHVNTLNLMRHIMLDTSNKLFLGIPLDGNAIVLKIKKYFDAWQALLLKPDIFFKISWFYKKYEKSAKDLKETIELLIEQKRQKLSAIEKLEEHMDFSSQLIFAQSRGELTGENVNQCVLEMLIAAPDTLSVTLFFMLVLIAEHPQVEAAMVKEIQTVMGDRDIQTDDMPKLKVVENFILESMRYQPVVDLVMRKALQDDVIDGYPVKKGTNIILNIGRMHKLEFFPKPNEFSLDNFEKSVPHRYFQPFGFGPRGCVGKFIAMVMMKAILVTLLRRCSIQTLKGKGLNNIPKNNDLSLHPNERQPLLEMIFTPRNNVGKDDQDK, encoded by the exons ATGCTTCTGGAAACCCTGAATCCAATGCACTATAATATCACCAAAGTGGTCTCCGAAAGCATCCCAGCAGTAGCAACTGTACCGCTCCTGCTCTTGATGGGATTCCTTTTCCTGATATGGACTTGTGAAGAAACATCTTCCATACCAG GGCCCGGCTACTGTATGGGACTTGGCCCACTAATTTCTCACGGGAGATTTATCTGGATGGGAGTGGGCAGCGCCTGTAATTATTACAACAAGATATATGGAGAGTTTATGAGAGTCTGGATCAATGGAGAAGAGACCCTCATTATTAGCAA ATCATCAAGCATGTTCCACGTCATGAAACATGGACACTACAGCTCTCGATTTGGCAGCAAACCTGGTTTAAAGTGCATTGGCATGCATGAAAATGGCATCATCTTTAATAATAACCCAACTCTCTGGAAAGAAATCCGACCATTTTTCACAAAGG CCCTTTCTGGACCGGGTCTTGTGCGGATGATAGCCATCTGTGTTGAATCAACAATTGCACACCTAGACCAGTTGGAGAAAGTGACCACTGAGTTTGGACATGTCAACACTCTGAATCTTATGAGGCACATCATGCTTGACACTTCAAACAAACTTTTTCTTGGCATTCCTCTTGatg GAAATGCCATTGTGCTCAAAATCAAAAAGTACTTTGACGCTTGGCAAGCGCTTCTCCTGAAACCTGACATTTTCTTTAAGATCTCTTGGTTCTACAAGAAGTATGAGAAGTCTGC GAAGGATTTGAAAGAAACCATTGAACTCTTAATTGAGCAGAAACGACAGAAGCTCTCCGCCATCGAGAAGCTGGAGGAACATATGGATTTTTCTTCACAGCTGATTTTTGCCCAG AGCCGTGGCGAGCTAACTGGCGAGAATGTGAATCAGTGTGTTTTGGAGATGCTAATTGCTGCCCCCGATACACTGTCGGTGACGCTCTTCTTCATGCTGGTGCTGATTGCAGAACATCCTCAGGTGGAGGCGGCAATGGTGAAGGAAATACAAACTGTGATGG GTGACAGGGACATCCAAACTGATGACATGCCAAAGCTAAAAGTAGTCGAGAACTTCATCTTGGAGAGCATGAGATACCAACCAGTTGTGGACTTGGTCATGCGCAAAGCCTTGCAGGATGACGTGATTGATGGCTATCCCGTGAAGAAAGGAACAAACATTATCCTGAACATCGGGCGTATGCATAAGCTTGAGTTCTTCCCAAAGCCAAACGAATTCTCACTTGACAATTTTGAAAAGAGC GTCCCCCATCGCTATTTTCAGCCGTTTGGATTCGGGCCCCGTGGCTGCGTTGGGAAGTTTATTGCCATGGTCATGATGAAAGCAATCCTGGTGACCCTTTTGAGAAGGTGCAGCATCCAGACTCTAAAAGGCAAAGGTCTTAACAACATTCCAAAAAACAATGACTTGTCTTTGCACCCAAATGAAAGGCAGCCGTTGTTGGAAATGATTTTCACGCCGAGAAATAACGTGGGCAAGGATGATCAGGATAAGTAA